Proteins encoded within one genomic window of Bombina bombina isolate aBomBom1 chromosome 1, aBomBom1.pri, whole genome shotgun sequence:
- the IRX6 gene encoding iroquois-class homeodomain protein IRX-6: MSFSQFGYPYSSNSQFLVTTNHSTCYDSAPRSLSDVPTATGQTPAICCPSYENRLLVSTRTDLNAALGVYSPPYASSSSSYASYLPYNTEPPTLYSSLTPQYEMKDGTSSLHHGIAQPAAFYPYDHSLGQYQYDRFGAVDFTGSARRKNATRETTSTLKTWLYEHRKNPYPTKGEKIMLAIITKMTLTQVSTWFANARRRLKKENKMTWSPKNKAVDERKEEADDVTDKLSKDEKNLRLNDLEDIEDEESQDLDSNPKNKNGLLPGDKSSAYRSDVSACSQTQSDDFPCNKSNSEYFLGLMVDKTNLREQDDHLATCESTEKPRIWSLAHTAGASVTIDGENGDKKSVSPDCLFVRRRYSANGLCSEVRAVHSIKAQTQMEEMSQPSKIFRTSTFNLQSFQLSCSYPVLGDTCQYSSDSEGFGKAIKNSQEAVDTIQAGLVQDKDFLRTAFRPVMKRLASFYELLENSKFP; this comes from the exons ATGTCGTTCTCTCAGTTTGGATATCCGTACAGCAGCAACTCTCAG TTTTTGGTCACTACAAATCATAGCACATGCTATGATTCTGCACCCAGATCTCTGTCTGATGTTCCTACTGCCACTGGCCAAACGCCGGCCATCTGCTGTCCATCATATGAGAACAGGTTGCTGGTCAGCACCCGAACTGATCTCAATGCGGCCCTGGGAGTGTATAGCCCACCTTATGCTTCTAGCAGTTCAAGTTATGCCAGTTACCTACCCTACAACACTGAACCGCCTACACTCTACTCCAGCCTG ACCCCCCAGTATGAAATGAAGGATGGAACCAGCTCTTTGCACCATGGGATAGCTCAGCCGGCTGCATTCTACCCATATGATCATTCCTTGGGGCAGTACCAATACGACAG GTTTGGAGCGGTGGATTTCACAGGCTCTGCCAGGCGGAAAAATGCAACCAGGGAGACCACTAGTACCCTGAAAACATGGCTGTATGAGCACAGGAAGAATCCTTACCCCACCAAGGGTGAAAAGATCATGCTGGCCATCATCACCAAGATGACCCTCACTCAAGTGTCCACTTGGTTTGCCAATGCCAGAAGGAGacttaaaaaggaaaataaaatgacTTGGTCTCCAAAAAATAAAGCTGTAGATGAGAGAAAAGAAGAGGCTGATGATGTCA CTGATAAATTAAGCAAAGATGAGAAGAACCTCAGACTGAATGATCTTGAGGATATAGAAGATGAAGAATCCCAAGACTTGGACAGTAACCCAAAGAACAAGAATGGGCTTCTCCCAGGGGACAAATCTAGCGCCTACAGGTCAGATGTCAGTGCTTGTAGCCAGACACAATCTGACGACTTTCCATGTAACAAATCcaattcagaatattttttaggGCTTATGGTGGACAAAACTAATCTACGCGAACAGGATGATCATTTGGCAACCTGTGAAAGCACAGAAAaacccagaatatggtctttaGCTCATACAGCTGGTGCCAGTGTTACAATTGATGGTGAAAATGGTGACAAGAAATCAGTGAGCCCAGACTGCCTTTTTGTAAGAAGAAGATATTCAGCCAATGGTTTGTGCAGTGAAGTTAGGGCCGTGCATAGTATAAAGGCACAAACTCAAATGGAAGAAATGTCCCAGCCATCCAAAATATTCAGAACTTCAACTTTCAACTTACAATCTTTCCAGCTCAGCTGCTCATATCCTGTTCTAGGGGACACATGTCAATATTCTTCTGACTCCGAAG GGTTTGGAAAGGCCATAAAAAATAGCCAAGAAGCAGTAGATACCATACAAGCAGGTCTGGTACAAGACAAAGATTTTCTGAGGACAGCATTCCGGCCAGTGATGAAGAG